Proteins from a genomic interval of Lysobacter arenosi:
- a CDS encoding carbohydrate ABC transporter permease — MTPRLAKAIINGLLIALGVISVAPLLWMLSVSFMQPGEASQFPPPLLPASATLHNYHELFARAGMGRYLLNSFLIAIMATLIGVLLNTMAGYAFAKLRFAGRDRIFQVLLAALVIPAQVTMMPLFLMLKQLGLVNSYAGAIVPSLATVFGIFLVRQYARSIPDELLEAARIDGAGEVRIFFQIVLPVLKPILVTLAIFVFLASWNDFMWPLIVLSDKSLQTLPVALATLSREHVQDNEMMMAGSVVTVLPVLLLFLALQRYYLQGLLVGSVKG, encoded by the coding sequence ATGACCCCGCGCCTGGCCAAAGCCATCATCAACGGCCTGCTGATCGCCCTGGGCGTGATCAGCGTGGCGCCTCTGCTGTGGATGCTCTCGGTGTCGTTCATGCAGCCCGGCGAAGCCAGCCAGTTCCCGCCGCCACTGCTGCCTGCCAGCGCAACCCTGCACAACTACCACGAGCTGTTCGCGCGCGCCGGCATGGGCCGCTACTTGCTCAACAGCTTCCTCATCGCGATCATGGCCACGCTGATCGGCGTGTTGCTGAACACCATGGCCGGCTACGCCTTCGCCAAGCTGCGCTTCGCCGGGCGCGATCGCATCTTCCAGGTGCTGCTGGCGGCGCTGGTGATCCCGGCGCAGGTGACGATGATGCCGCTGTTCCTGATGCTCAAGCAGCTGGGGCTGGTCAACAGCTATGCGGGCGCGATCGTGCCGTCGCTGGCGACGGTGTTCGGCATCTTCCTGGTGCGCCAGTACGCGCGTTCGATTCCGGACGAGCTGCTCGAAGCGGCGCGGATCGACGGAGCAGGGGAGGTGCGCATCTTCTTCCAGATCGTGCTGCCGGTGCTCAAGCCGATCCTCGTGACGCTGGCGATCTTCGTGTTCCTGGCGTCGTGGAACGACTTCATGTGGCCGCTGATCGTGCTCAGCGACAAGAGCCTGCAGACGCTGCCGGTCGCGCTGGCGACGCTGTCGCGTGAGCATGTGCAGGACAACGAGATGATGATGGCCGGCTCGGTGGTCACCGTGCTGCCGGTGCTGTTGCTGTTCCTGGCGTTGCAGCGCTACTACCTGCAGGGGCTGCTGGTGGGGAGCGTGAAGGGATGA
- a CDS encoding VOC family protein, translating into METMELHRGRLIDHIQLVVRNLDASRKFYTAVFDVLNIPMAGSGDDYFWADELFVSTRDSEAAQGELTGRHHLAFQAQDRAMVDAFHEAAIANGGKDNGAPGERFYHPGYYGAFVLDPDGNNIEAVYHGEATRSAPSVKVAF; encoded by the coding sequence ATGGAAACGATGGAGCTTCATCGCGGTCGCCTGATCGATCACATCCAGCTGGTCGTGCGCAATCTCGACGCCAGCCGCAAGTTCTACACGGCCGTATTCGATGTCCTCAACATCCCGATGGCGGGATCAGGTGATGACTATTTCTGGGCCGACGAGCTGTTCGTCTCCACCCGCGACAGCGAGGCGGCGCAGGGAGAGCTGACCGGGCGTCATCATCTGGCGTTCCAGGCCCAGGACCGCGCCATGGTCGATGCCTTCCACGAGGCTGCGATTGCCAACGGTGGCAAGGACAACGGCGCACCCGGCGAACGCTTCTACCATCCGGGCTATTACGGCGCTTTCGTGCTGGATCCGGACGGCAACAACATCGAGGCGGTCTACCACGGCGAGGCCACGCGCAGCGCGCCGTCGGTCAAGGTGGCGTTCTGA
- a CDS encoding carbohydrate ABC transporter permease gives MMRATTAGWIFAGPALAVIGVFFGLPVLAALALSLTDFDIYSLSDIANLRFVGLGNYLGLLQNPLFWKALGNTLYFVVVGVPLSIAVSLAAALLLHSKLARFKPLFRTAYFAPVVTTVVAMAVIWRYLFHTGYGLVNWALSWVGIDAVDWLGDPKWAMPTIILFAVWKNFGYNMIIFLAGLQSIPEDLYEAARIDGASPLRQFRHVTLPLLGPVLLLVSILTLSGYFQLFAEPYVMTQGGPLQSTVSVLYLMYDEGFKWWNLGNASAVAFMLFALMTAVTSGLFWFARRKGAE, from the coding sequence ATGATGCGCGCGACCACGGCCGGCTGGATCTTCGCCGGCCCGGCACTGGCGGTGATCGGCGTATTCTTCGGCCTGCCGGTGCTGGCCGCGCTCGCGCTGAGCCTGACCGACTTCGACATCTACTCCCTGTCCGACATCGCCAACCTGCGCTTCGTCGGCCTGGGCAACTACCTGGGTCTGCTGCAGAACCCGCTGTTCTGGAAGGCGCTGGGTAACACGCTGTACTTCGTCGTCGTCGGCGTGCCGCTGTCGATCGCGGTGTCGCTGGCTGCCGCCTTGCTGCTGCATTCGAAACTGGCGCGTTTCAAGCCGCTGTTCCGCACGGCCTACTTTGCGCCGGTGGTGACCACCGTGGTGGCGATGGCGGTGATCTGGCGCTATCTCTTCCACACCGGTTACGGCCTGGTGAACTGGGCGCTGTCGTGGGTCGGCATCGATGCGGTCGACTGGCTCGGTGACCCGAAGTGGGCCATGCCGACGATCATCCTGTTCGCGGTATGGAAGAACTTCGGCTACAACATGATCATCTTCCTGGCCGGGCTGCAGTCGATCCCGGAAGACCTGTACGAGGCGGCGCGCATCGACGGCGCCTCGCCGCTGCGCCAGTTCCGCCATGTCACCCTGCCGTTGCTCGGCCCGGTGCTGCTGCTGGTGTCGATCCTGACCCTGTCGGGTTATTTCCAGCTGTTCGCCGAGCCCTACGTGATGACCCAGGGCGGGCCGCTGCAGAGCACGGTCAGCGTGCTGTACCTGATGTACGACGAGGGCTTCAAGTGGTGGAACCTGGGCAACGCGTCGGCGGTGGCGTTCATGCTGTTCGCGCTGATGACGGCGGTGACCAGCGGCCTGTTCTGGTTCGCGCGGCGCAAGGGGGCGGAGTGA
- a CDS encoding discoidin domain-containing protein, translated as MTGRLVAVAIAGLFASISAAAAPGAARQLDDFESAKAWTVVTSDQVSGKLRSVAGTQGKALCLDYDFHGVSGYAGITRELPLDYPDNYAFSFQLRGDSPANDLQFKLVDDSGDNVWWVNRPRYAFPAQWTQVQYKRRHISRAWGLAPDPTLRHSRRIEFTIYNSVGGKGSVCFDDLAMRNLPPQDDSPLRGRASATGGGRAGDAVDGNPDTAWRTTVDPARPPQFRLDLARMREFGGLVLRWLPGMQASDYRVELSDDDRHWRLAREVSGADGGSDYLALPESEARYLRLTPLKAPGAEIALAEFDVQPLAFAATPNDFARSVAAQAPRGTWPRGFSGEQTYWTILGIDGGLEQGLIGEDGAIEIGKGGFSIEPQVTTARGVVDWAGVEITQSLQDGYLPIPTVQWQHAGFRLEITGFAQGTQPQSQMVGRYRLTNTSKVAQDYVLGLRVRPLQVNPPTQFLNTVGGVSPIHALALDNDLVTVDGRPRLRLSLPATQVRATTFDAQDAPATPASPGRVDDPTGLASGVFEHAVHLAPGESWQIDWIAPLTGQLAASLTGAEAEAMQQQAATQWRDKLDRVQLHVPAQGQHVVDTLRTALAHMLISRIGPRLQPGTRSYSRAWIRDGAMIGEGLLRMGREDVAEEFLRWYAPYQFDNGKVPCCVDDRGSDPVPENDSHGELVFTVAEVFRYTRDRELLASMWPHVQGAVRYMDQLRLSERTEANRNRNAAFYGMMPASISHEGYSAKPMHSYWDNFWTLRGYKDAVEIAQWLGHDDEAARFAASRDQFRDDLYASLRAATSQHGIDFLPGAAELGDFDATSTTIALAPGGEQANLPQDQLHNTFARYWREFVARRDGTREWKDYTPYELRTIGSFVRLGWRDRAHEALAFFFADQQPRAWNQWAEVVSRTPRKPFFLGDLPHAWVASDYVRSALDMFAYSRDDDALVVAAGIPADWLAGEGVSVANLRTPQGPLGYSMKRSGDRVVFRLAPGFTPPPGGVVLTWPWAQSPGRTRIDGRPATWQGNELRIDQAGATVEIEVANSQR; from the coding sequence ATGACGGGGCGGCTGGTTGCAGTCGCGATCGCAGGCCTGTTCGCGAGCATCAGTGCTGCAGCCGCGCCTGGCGCCGCCAGGCAGCTCGATGACTTCGAATCCGCGAAAGCCTGGACCGTAGTCACCTCCGATCAGGTCAGCGGCAAGCTGCGCAGTGTCGCCGGCACGCAGGGCAAGGCACTGTGCCTGGACTACGACTTTCACGGGGTCTCTGGCTACGCCGGCATCACCCGTGAGCTGCCGCTGGACTATCCGGACAACTATGCGTTCTCGTTCCAGCTGCGCGGCGACTCGCCGGCCAACGACCTGCAGTTCAAGCTGGTCGACGACAGCGGTGACAACGTCTGGTGGGTCAACCGTCCGCGCTATGCCTTTCCCGCGCAGTGGACGCAGGTGCAGTACAAGCGCCGGCACATCAGCCGAGCCTGGGGGCTGGCGCCGGATCCGACCCTGCGCCACAGCCGCCGGATCGAGTTCACCATCTACAACAGCGTCGGTGGCAAGGGTTCGGTCTGTTTCGACGACCTGGCCATGCGCAACCTGCCGCCGCAGGACGATTCGCCGTTGCGCGGCCGCGCCAGCGCGACTGGCGGTGGCCGGGCCGGTGATGCTGTCGATGGCAATCCCGACACCGCGTGGCGCACAACGGTCGACCCTGCGCGACCACCGCAGTTCCGCCTCGATCTTGCGCGCATGCGCGAGTTCGGTGGCCTGGTGCTGCGCTGGCTGCCGGGTATGCAGGCATCGGACTACCGTGTCGAGCTCTCTGACGACGACCGCCATTGGCGCCTCGCGCGCGAGGTCAGCGGCGCCGACGGCGGCAGCGACTACCTGGCATTGCCGGAGTCCGAGGCGCGCTACCTGCGGCTGACGCCGCTCAAAGCACCCGGCGCGGAGATCGCGTTGGCGGAGTTCGATGTGCAGCCGCTGGCATTCGCCGCCACGCCCAACGACTTCGCGCGATCGGTGGCCGCGCAGGCGCCGCGGGGCACGTGGCCGCGCGGTTTCAGCGGTGAGCAGACGTACTGGACGATCCTCGGCATCGACGGCGGCCTCGAGCAGGGACTGATCGGCGAGGACGGCGCCATCGAGATCGGCAAGGGCGGCTTCAGCATCGAGCCGCAGGTCACCACCGCACGGGGTGTTGTCGACTGGGCTGGTGTTGAGATCACGCAGTCGTTGCAGGACGGCTACCTGCCCATCCCGACCGTGCAGTGGCAACACGCCGGTTTTCGCCTCGAGATCACCGGCTTCGCGCAGGGCACGCAACCACAGTCGCAGATGGTGGGCCGCTATCGCCTGACCAACACCTCGAAGGTCGCGCAGGACTACGTCCTGGGTCTGCGGGTACGGCCGTTGCAGGTCAACCCGCCGACGCAGTTCCTCAATACTGTCGGCGGCGTCAGCCCGATCCACGCGCTGGCACTCGATAACGACCTGGTGACGGTGGATGGCCGGCCGCGGCTCAGGCTGTCGCTGCCGGCGACGCAGGTGCGTGCCACGACGTTCGATGCCCAGGACGCGCCTGCAACACCCGCCTCACCGGGCCGGGTCGATGACCCCACCGGACTGGCCAGCGGCGTGTTTGAGCATGCCGTGCATCTGGCGCCGGGCGAATCCTGGCAGATCGACTGGATTGCGCCATTGACCGGCCAGCTTGCCGCGTCGCTCACTGGTGCCGAAGCAGAAGCAATGCAGCAACAGGCCGCGACGCAATGGCGCGACAAGCTCGACCGCGTCCAGTTGCATGTGCCGGCCCAGGGCCAGCATGTCGTCGACACCTTGCGCACCGCGCTGGCGCACATGCTGATCAGCCGCATCGGGCCGCGCCTGCAGCCGGGCACGCGTTCGTACTCGCGGGCGTGGATCCGCGACGGCGCCATGATCGGCGAGGGCCTGCTGCGGATGGGGCGGGAGGACGTCGCCGAGGAGTTCCTGCGCTGGTACGCGCCGTACCAGTTCGACAACGGCAAGGTGCCGTGCTGTGTCGACGACCGCGGCAGCGATCCGGTGCCTGAGAACGACAGCCATGGCGAGCTCGTCTTCACGGTGGCCGAAGTCTTCCGCTACACCCGCGATCGCGAGCTGCTGGCATCGATGTGGCCGCACGTGCAGGGCGCGGTGCGCTACATGGACCAGCTGCGCCTGAGCGAACGCACCGAGGCCAACCGCAACCGGAACGCCGCCTTCTACGGAATGATGCCGGCCTCGATCAGCCACGAGGGTTATTCGGCCAAGCCGATGCATTCGTACTGGGACAACTTCTGGACGCTGCGCGGCTACAAGGATGCGGTCGAGATCGCGCAATGGCTCGGTCACGACGACGAGGCTGCGCGCTTTGCGGCCTCGCGCGACCAGTTCCGCGACGACCTGTACGCCTCGCTGCGCGCTGCCACTTCGCAGCACGGCATCGACTTCCTGCCCGGTGCGGCGGAGCTGGGCGATTTCGATGCGACCTCGACCACCATCGCGCTGGCGCCCGGTGGCGAGCAGGCCAACTTGCCGCAGGACCAGCTGCACAACACCTTCGCACGCTACTGGCGCGAGTTCGTCGCCCGCCGCGACGGCACGCGCGAATGGAAGGACTACACGCCCTACGAGCTGCGCACGATCGGCAGTTTCGTTCGACTCGGCTGGCGCGATCGCGCGCATGAGGCATTGGCATTCTTCTTCGCCGACCAGCAGCCGCGTGCATGGAACCAATGGGCCGAAGTCGTCTCGCGTACGCCGCGCAAACCGTTCTTCCTCGGCGACCTGCCGCACGCCTGGGTGGCTTCGGACTATGTGCGCTCCGCGCTCGACATGTTCGCCTACAGCCGCGACGACGATGCGCTGGTGGTCGCCGCCGGCATCCCGGCCGACTGGCTGGCGGGCGAGGGCGTCAGCGTGGCGAACCTGCGCACGCCACAGGGGCCATTGGGATATTCAATGAAGCGCAGCGGCGATCGCGTCGTGTTCAGGCTCGCGCCGGGATTCACGCCGCCGCCGGGTGGTGTGGTCCTGACCTGGCCCTGGGCGCAGTCGCCAGGACGCACGCGCATCGATGGCCGGCCGGCAACCTGGCAGGGCAACGAGCTGCGGATCGATCAGGCCGGCGCCACCGTCGAAATCGAGGTCGCCAACAGCCAACGCTGA
- a CDS encoding sugar ABC transporter substrate-binding protein: MARLRQEVCNRLRWIATIAALAGVAVVSACSGDDDRREVVRFWAMGYEGEVVAQLIPEFERRNPGIRVELQQLPIISAHEKLLTAFAGDALPDVGAIGNTWVSEFSLLNALTPLDARLADTPGLQARDYFQGAWDTGVIGTTVYAVPWYVETRLPFYRRDLLEKAGIAQPPRTWAEWKVAMAAIKREVGPNRYAALFPLNEAEPLLNLGIQSPEPLLRDDGRYGNFRSPGFKRALGFYRDVFVNKWAPVASNTQIANVWNEFGRGYFSFYVNGPWNIAEFRNRLPPQLQSTWMTMPLPGENGPGASVAGGASFVVFRKSRHQDAAWKLVAYLSQPQMQVRFHALTGNLPPRRSAWEAPTLKDDVYARAFRDQLERARPTPKVPEWERIANEIKLVGEQLANGRLSVDEAAAELDRRADKILEKRRWMLDHRTIGAAP; this comes from the coding sequence ATCGCCCGCCTGCGTCAGGAAGTGTGCAACCGCCTGCGATGGATCGCGACGATCGCCGCGCTGGCCGGTGTGGCGGTTGTATCCGCTTGCTCGGGCGATGACGACCGGCGAGAAGTGGTTCGCTTCTGGGCGATGGGCTACGAAGGCGAAGTGGTCGCCCAGCTGATCCCGGAGTTCGAGCGGCGCAATCCCGGCATCCGCGTCGAGCTGCAACAGCTGCCGATCATTTCCGCGCACGAGAAGCTGCTGACCGCATTCGCAGGCGATGCTCTGCCCGATGTCGGTGCGATCGGCAACACCTGGGTGTCGGAGTTCTCGCTGCTCAACGCACTGACACCGCTCGATGCGCGCCTGGCCGACACGCCGGGCCTGCAGGCCCGTGACTACTTCCAGGGCGCTTGGGATACCGGCGTCATCGGAACGACGGTCTACGCCGTGCCGTGGTACGTCGAGACCCGATTGCCGTTCTACCGGCGCGACCTGCTCGAGAAGGCAGGCATCGCCCAGCCACCGCGTACGTGGGCGGAATGGAAAGTGGCGATGGCCGCGATCAAGCGCGAGGTCGGCCCCAACCGCTACGCCGCGCTGTTCCCGCTGAACGAAGCCGAGCCGCTGTTGAACCTGGGCATCCAGTCGCCCGAACCGTTGTTGCGCGACGACGGCCGCTACGGCAACTTCCGCAGTCCCGGCTTCAAGCGGGCGCTGGGTTTCTATCGCGACGTGTTCGTCAACAAGTGGGCACCGGTGGCCAGCAACACCCAGATCGCCAATGTCTGGAACGAGTTCGGTCGCGGCTACTTCAGCTTCTACGTCAACGGCCCCTGGAATATCGCCGAGTTCCGCAACCGGCTGCCGCCACAGTTGCAGTCGACCTGGATGACGATGCCGCTGCCGGGTGAGAACGGTCCTGGCGCCTCGGTCGCCGGCGGCGCGAGCTTCGTCGTGTTCCGCAAGTCCAGGCACCAGGACGCGGCGTGGAAGCTGGTCGCGTATCTCTCGCAGCCGCAGATGCAGGTGCGCTTCCATGCCCTGACCGGCAACCTGCCGCCGCGACGCAGCGCCTGGGAAGCGCCGACCTTGAAGGACGATGTCTACGCCCGCGCATTCCGCGACCAGCTCGAGCGTGCGCGGCCGACGCCGAAGGTGCCGGAGTGGGAGCGCATCGCCAACGAGATCAAGCTGGTCGGCGAGCAGCTGGCCAATGGCCGACTCAGCGTTGACGAGGCCGCGGCCGAGCTCGACCGCCGCGCCGACAAAATCCTCGAGAAGCGACGCTGGATGCTCGACCACCGCACGATAGGAGCGGCGCCATGA
- a CDS encoding efflux RND transporter periplasmic adaptor subunit has protein sequence MKISYRHAARGTMAFAILTVLAACSNGAAEPSPATVVPEVLTVRAKAADSTYDLSLPARAVAGESAQIYARATGFISERRADLGDKVVAGQMLAVIAAPEADQSVREAQAELARARADETLAKVNFDRANVLVGSGAISKELYSDRKANHDVAVAAEAAAEARLTSARERQGFQTVRAPFSGVVVARNIERGDRVVGDSTTATPLFEVSSLDPLRVVIDVPQNVALQIQPGVEADVGFPELPGQTFKAQVVRSAQSLSRDSGVMRTELRLPNPDSHIPAGMVGSVRLHLSRPAPATILPLSAVIQRGSGAQVATLRDSALDFRDVTLGRNLGNEIEVLSGVAANDVVVVAPNALLTPGTRVKAREMAPAEKK, from the coding sequence ATGAAGATTTCCTACCGCCATGCCGCGCGCGGAACGATGGCGTTCGCCATCCTCACCGTACTGGCGGCATGCAGCAACGGCGCCGCCGAACCATCGCCCGCAACCGTCGTCCCGGAGGTGTTGACGGTCCGGGCCAAGGCCGCCGACAGCACCTACGACCTGAGCCTGCCCGCACGCGCGGTGGCCGGGGAATCGGCGCAGATCTACGCGCGCGCCACCGGGTTCATCAGCGAGCGCCGCGCCGACCTTGGCGACAAGGTCGTGGCCGGACAGATGCTGGCGGTGATCGCGGCACCCGAGGCCGACCAGTCCGTGCGCGAAGCACAGGCCGAACTGGCACGCGCACGTGCCGACGAGACGCTGGCCAAGGTCAACTTCGATCGCGCCAACGTGCTGGTCGGTTCCGGTGCGATCTCGAAGGAGTTGTACAGCGACCGCAAGGCCAACCATGACGTCGCCGTTGCGGCCGAAGCGGCTGCAGAGGCCCGCCTGACCTCGGCGCGCGAGCGCCAGGGATTCCAGACGGTACGTGCGCCGTTTTCCGGTGTGGTGGTCGCCCGCAACATCGAACGCGGCGACCGCGTCGTCGGCGACTCCACTACCGCCACGCCACTGTTCGAAGTCAGCTCGCTCGATCCGCTGCGCGTGGTGATCGACGTGCCGCAGAACGTGGCGCTGCAGATCCAGCCCGGCGTGGAAGCCGATGTCGGTTTCCCGGAGCTGCCGGGGCAGACGTTCAAGGCACAGGTCGTGCGCAGCGCCCAGTCGCTGTCGCGCGATTCGGGCGTGATGCGCACCGAGCTTCGCCTGCCCAATCCCGACAGCCACATTCCCGCCGGCATGGTCGGCAGCGTGCGGCTGCACCTGTCGCGTCCCGCGCCCGCCACGATCCTGCCGCTGTCGGCGGTGATCCAGCGCGGCAGCGGTGCCCAGGTCGCGACGCTGCGCGACTCGGCGCTGGATTTTCGCGACGTCACCCTCGGGCGAAATCTCGGCAACGAGATCGAAGTGCTGTCGGGCGTTGCCGCGAATGATGTCGTGGTGGTGGCGCCCAACGCGCTGCTGACGCCGGGCACGCGGGTCAAGGCGCGCGAAATGGCGCCAGCGGAGAAGAAGTAA
- a CDS encoding glucoamylase family protein, whose translation MFDSLRRNWGAASLMAVLVFVAGCKQSEPTSQTYPVSSAPPVQVEPLKAAKLELPPLFADIEKRTFQFFWDTTNENNGLTPDRYPSRPFASIASVGFALTAYPIGVENGWINRNQAVDRTLVTLKFFRDLQSGPQDTGKGAYQGFYYHFLDMDTGHRYQSWVELSSVDTALLMMGVLFAQSYYDRDEPREKQIREIADQLYRKVDWTWLQQNKPLISMGWFPESGFIKHDWTGYNEAMMLYVLAMASPTHPVDADAWTVWTRTYNDVWGVYQGEEFLAFGPMFGHQYSHVWIDFRGIQDDYMRERGIDYFENSRRAAYAQRAYAIANPMKWEDYGHETWGLTASDGPQQTLQEYRGEQRQFRHYSARGAGLRDTFDDGTLAPTAVIGSLPFAPEIVIPTTVALHDRYGEYLYSSYGFLDSFNPSFGYDIPLKTGRLVPDKGWVASDYIGIDQGPILAMIANYRNEFVWNVMKRNPYIRAGLEKAGFKGGWLQPQGDTVSTQPLPQTKSEKDAANARALGEAESRAAQANDAQPAPKANAETPKPSKPSAPSKQPQQ comes from the coding sequence ATGTTCGATTCGTTACGACGCAATTGGGGGGCTGCATCGCTGATGGCGGTGCTGGTGTTCGTTGCCGGTTGCAAGCAGAGCGAGCCGACATCCCAGACCTATCCGGTTTCCTCGGCGCCGCCGGTGCAGGTGGAGCCGCTGAAGGCGGCCAAGCTCGAGCTGCCGCCGCTGTTCGCCGACATCGAGAAGCGCACGTTCCAGTTTTTCTGGGACACGACCAACGAGAACAACGGCCTCACGCCTGATCGCTACCCCTCGCGCCCGTTCGCCAGCATCGCTTCGGTCGGCTTCGCCCTGACCGCGTATCCGATCGGCGTCGAGAACGGCTGGATCAACCGCAACCAGGCGGTCGACCGCACCCTGGTGACCTTGAAGTTCTTCCGCGACCTGCAGTCCGGCCCGCAGGACACGGGCAAGGGCGCCTACCAGGGCTTCTACTACCACTTCCTCGACATGGACACCGGCCACCGCTACCAGAGCTGGGTCGAGCTCTCCAGCGTCGATACCGCGTTGCTGATGATGGGCGTGCTGTTCGCGCAGAGCTATTACGACCGCGATGAGCCGCGCGAGAAGCAGATCCGCGAGATCGCCGACCAGCTTTACCGCAAGGTCGACTGGACCTGGCTGCAGCAGAACAAGCCGCTGATCTCGATGGGCTGGTTCCCGGAGAGCGGTTTCATCAAGCACGACTGGACCGGCTACAACGAGGCGATGATGCTGTACGTGTTGGCGATGGCCTCGCCGACGCATCCTGTGGATGCCGATGCCTGGACGGTGTGGACGCGCACCTACAACGACGTCTGGGGCGTTTACCAGGGCGAGGAGTTCCTCGCCTTCGGGCCGATGTTCGGCCATCAGTACAGTCATGTCTGGATCGACTTCCGCGGCATCCAGGACGATTACATGCGCGAGCGCGGCATCGACTACTTCGAGAACAGCCGCCGCGCCGCCTACGCCCAGCGCGCCTACGCCATCGCCAACCCGATGAAGTGGGAGGACTACGGCCACGAGACCTGGGGCCTGACCGCCAGCGACGGCCCGCAGCAGACCCTGCAGGAATACCGCGGCGAGCAGCGCCAGTTCCGCCACTATTCCGCGCGTGGCGCCGGCCTGCGCGACACCTTCGACGACGGCACGCTGGCGCCCACGGCGGTGATCGGCTCGCTGCCGTTCGCGCCGGAGATCGTCATCCCGACCACCGTCGCGCTGCACGATCGCTACGGCGAATACCTGTATTCCAGCTATGGATTCCTTGATTCGTTCAACCCGAGCTTCGGCTACGACATCCCGCTCAAGACCGGGCGCCTGGTGCCGGACAAGGGCTGGGTCGCCAGCGACTACATCGGCATCGACCAGGGGCCGATCCTTGCGATGATCGCGAACTACCGCAACGAGTTCGTCTGGAACGTGATGAAGCGCAATCCCTACATCCGCGCCGGACTGGAGAAGGCCGGGTTCAAGGGCGGCTGGCTGCAGCCGCAGGGCGACACCGTCAGCACGCAGCCGTTGCCGCAGACGAAGAGCGAGAAGGACGCCGCGAACGCGCGGGCGCTTGGCGAGGCCGAATCGCGCGCGGCGCAGGCCAACGATGCGCAGCCGGCGCCGAAGGCCAATGCCGAGACGCCGAAGCCGTCCAAGCCCTCCGCGCCGTCGAAGCAGCCGCAACAGTGA